From a single Capsicum annuum cultivar UCD-10X-F1 chromosome 12, UCD10Xv1.1, whole genome shotgun sequence genomic region:
- the LOC107850359 gene encoding uncharacterized protein LOC107850359 encodes MFNDDEPLAFKKMHEFSTADGFVEITESLADMIKFIANEPSVGLFYIQQHSQNAAPNLVNLKNNIEEKSREMALHTEDSEDSITVIRSMKECGLPIANEMIKDLRHTLAVISKKQPKKGLISGPSTSFPVGITTSWSPSTWARSTGSEEGDVRTAGYLSNVLKSAKEKASNFKWPQLETGESQPVKSEPSLSDKDEPSMTCTNDVLLAAAASSSSSLGRSNSEDLTSSSRIVDELQQEQVNKSMSHDQLLSLAENFDEFKADKEAKLEEWLGGTLTL; translated from the exons ATGTTCAA TGATGATGAACCGTTGGCCTTCAAGAAAATGCATGAATTTTCCACAGCGGACGGCTTTGTAGAGATAACTGAATCCTTGGCAGACATGATAAAGTTCATTGCAAATGAGCCCTCTGTGGGGCTTTTCTACATTCAACAGCATTCCCAGAATGCAGCGCCCAACCTTGTAAATCTCAAGAACAACATTGAGGAGAAATCCCGTGAAATGGCTCTCCACACGGAAGATTCAGAGGATTCAATCACTGTGATCAGGTCGATGAAAGAGTGTGGCCTTCCAATTGCTAATGAGATGATTAAAGATCTCAGACATACTCTAGCTGTTATTTCAAAGAAACAACCAAAAAAAGGATTAATTAGTGGACCTAGTACAAGTTTCCCAGTTGGTATAACTACCTCTTGGAGTCCTTCTACCTGGGCTCGCAGTACAGGTTCAGAAGAGGGCGATGTGAGGACAGCAGGCTATCTTTCGAATGTTTTAAAATCTGCAAAAGAAAAGGCTAGCAACTTCAAGTGGCCTCAGTTAGAAACTGGAGAATCTCAACCAGTCAAGAGTGAACCATCTTTATCGGACAAGGATGAGCCATCTATGACCTGTACTAATGATGTGCTATTAGCTGCAGCTGCAAGCTCTTCTTCCTCGCTTGGTCGGTCCAATAGTGAAGACTTAACATCATCAAGTCGAATTGTGGATGAGCTACAACAAGAACAGGTAAACAAAAGCATGTCCCATGATCAACTGCTGTCTTTAGCCgaaaactttgatgaatttaaaGCAGATAAAGAAGCGAAACTAGAAGAGTGGTTGGGAGGGACATTGACATTGTAA